One region of Triticum aestivum cultivar Chinese Spring chromosome 6B, IWGSC CS RefSeq v2.1, whole genome shotgun sequence genomic DNA includes:
- the LOC123134841 gene encoding 7-deoxyloganetin glucosyltransferase-like has product MAMASTDPAQKPHAVCVPYPAQGHITPMLKVAKLLHARGFHVTFVLTEFNYARLLKSRGPVAFDACPGFDFAAIPDGLPPSDPDATQDIPALCRSTMTTCLPHLSAILARLNGPASGSPPVTCVLCDGVMSWAYEAAKEIGVPCAALWTASACGFMAYNHYKQLVEDGLVPLKDEAQLTDGYLDTVVDGVPGMCDGFQLRDFPSFIRTTDRDDIMLNFLIRESARLTLPDAVIINTFDDLEKPALDAMRAILPPVYALGPLLLQVRRLVPAGSPLDVGVGSNLWKEQGGLIEWLDGRPARSVVYVNYGSITVMTNEQMLEFAWGLANSGYPFLWNVRPDLVKGDAAVLPPEFQAAIEGRGLLTTWCPQEVVIEHEAVGVFLTHSGWNSTLESLCAGVPMLSWPFFAEQQTNCRYKGTEWDVGMEIGGEVRRAEVAAMIREAMEGEKGEEMRQRATEWKQKAALATLPGGPAEANLDGLIHVLLGNKTGQA; this is encoded by the coding sequence ATGGCCATGGCGTCCACCGATCCGGCGCAGAAGCCGCACGCGGTGTGCGTCCCGTACCCGGCGCAGGGCCACATCACGCCcatgctcaaggtggccaagctgCTGCACGCCCGGGGCTTCCACGTCACCTTCGTCCTCACCGAGTTCAACTACGCGCGCCTCCTCAAGTCGCGCGGTCCGGTCGCGTTCGACGCCTGCCCGGGCTTCGACTTCGCCGCCATCCCCGACGGCCTGCCGCCATCTGACCCCGACGCCACCCAGGACATCCCCGCGCTCTGCCGCTCCACCATGACCACCTGCCTGCCCCACCTCAGCGCCATCCTCGCCCGCCTCAACGGCCCCGCCTCCGGCTCGCCGCCGGTGACATGCGTCCTCTGCGACGGCGTCATGTCGTGGGCCTACGAGGCCGCCAAGGAGATCGGCGTGCCGTGCGCCGCGCTCTGGACGGCCAGCGCATGCGGGTTCATGGCGTACAACCACTACAAGCAGCTCGTCGAGGACGGGCTTGTGCCGCTCAAGGACGAGGCGCAGCTCACGGATGGGTACCTGGACACGGTCGTCGACGGCGTCCCAGGCATGTGCGACGGCTTCCAGCTGCGCGACTTCCCGAGCTTCATCCGCACGACGGACCGCGACGACATCATGCTCAACTTCCTCATCCGTGAGTCGGCGCGTCTGACGCTGCCCGACGCCGTCATCATCAACACCTTCGACGACCTCGAGAAGCCGGCGCTCGACGCCATGCGGGCCATCCTCCCGCCCGTCTACGCCCTCGGCCCGCTCCTCCTCCAGGTCCGCCGGCTCGTCCCCGCGGGGTCCCCTCTCGACGTCGGCGTCGGGTCCAACCTGTGGAAGGAGCAGGGCGGCCTGATCGAGTGGCTCGACGGCCGGCCGGCGCGCTCCGTCGTGTACGTGAACTACGGCAGCATCACCGTGATGACGAACGAGCAGATGCTGGAGTTCGCGTGGGGGCTGGCCAACAGCGGCTACCCCTTCCTGTGGAACGTCCGGCCCGACCTCGTCAAGGGCGACGCGGCGGTGCTCCCGCCGGAGTTCCAGGCCGCCATCGAGGGCCGCGGCCTTCTGACCACGTGGTGCCCGCAGGAGGTGGTGATCGAGCACGAGGCCGTGGGCGTGTTCCTCACGCACTCCGGGTGGAACTCCACGCTGGAGAGCCTCTGCGCCGGCGTGCCGATGCTGAGCTGGCCATTCTTCGCGGAGCAGCAGACCAACTGCCGGTACAAGGGCACGGAGTGGGACGTCGGGATGGAGAtcggcggcgaggtgcggcgggCGGAGGTGGCGGCGATGATACGGGAGGCCATGGAGGGCGAGAAGGGGGAAGAGATGCGCCAGCGCGCCACGGAGTGGAAGCAGAAGGCCGCGCTGGCGACGCTGCCAGGTGGCCCCGCGGAGGCCAATCTGGACGGATTAATTCATGTGCTGCTGGGCAATAAGACGGGTCAAGCCTGA